One part of the Actinomyces howellii genome encodes these proteins:
- a CDS encoding tetratricopeptide repeat protein, which translates to MTSISRFTPSTMPSELLERLFVVRQPVLEALMERVDELGTTPSPHHTLLVGPRGAGKTHLISLVYHRSRALAEADRNLQLAWLPEDPWTIVSYRHLLAAILEDIEPGEDLRALGHDELETRLRMSIQQRGPVVVLAENLDQILANLEEIGQQRLRHVLQTDRGVLLIGSTTRLDRNLSDETSPFFGFFDTIRLTPFTPEQARDMLVALARVSEDEVLAERLTEETSLARIHTVTHLAGGQPRLWALLGSALTIDQLHELVDLLLSRFDDLTPYYQEQLARLSPQQRLIVAELAAADRPLPVKDVAERIQGDQRSVAKAVNDLTDRGWLAPTSTIFADLLDRRRTYYELAEPLARLAFQIKESRGEPLRLVVEFLKSWFEPDELLKSQGDQYCQAALIALEHDDVAGLTRRLTSLGDWRVPSLRLLGQVEDAVAAVSTGDVDPVMALPSALRQAIEHRAGPARDLVPIRLTLLDCALKEVGEVPRDTISREWLARAERLDEEAGTPASRLMLVRWLAASWCLDDAQAALTTISSPEDRSSAMNVIARAMLAAGRLNEAIDLYEQTLTDTQRILGPNHPDTLTTRSNLAYAYQDVGRLDEATDLLEQNLTDHQRILGPSHPDTLVARSNLAYAYHDIGRLDEATDLYEQNLTDHQRILGPSHPDTLTTRNNLATAYRSTGRLNEAIDLYEQNLTDHQRILGADHPNTLTTRNNLATAYQDVGRFQEAIDLYEQTLTDRERILGPNHPDTLTTRANLAYTYRTAGRLDEAIDLYEQTLTDTQHLLGPNHPRTLATRHNLATAYQDVGRFQEAARLEEGDLDQAG; encoded by the coding sequence ATGACATCCATCTCCCGTTTCACCCCCTCGACCATGCCCTCTGAGCTGCTCGAGCGGCTTTTCGTCGTCCGCCAACCAGTGCTTGAGGCGCTCATGGAACGCGTCGACGAGCTGGGGACGACGCCGAGCCCGCACCACACCCTGCTCGTCGGGCCACGGGGGGCCGGCAAGACGCACCTCATCTCACTCGTCTACCACCGCAGCCGGGCTCTGGCGGAGGCGGATCGGAACCTTCAACTCGCCTGGTTGCCCGAGGACCCGTGGACGATCGTGTCCTACCGCCACCTGCTGGCCGCGATCCTGGAGGACATCGAGCCGGGGGAGGACCTGCGCGCTCTCGGGCACGACGAGCTCGAGACGCGGCTGCGCATGTCCATCCAGCAGCGGGGACCCGTTGTTGTCCTGGCGGAGAACCTCGACCAGATCCTGGCCAATCTGGAGGAGATCGGGCAGCAGCGGCTCCGCCATGTTCTGCAAACCGATCGGGGCGTTCTGCTCATCGGCTCGACGACGCGGCTCGATCGCAACCTGTCGGATGAGACCAGTCCCTTCTTCGGGTTCTTCGACACCATCCGCCTCACACCATTCACCCCGGAGCAGGCACGCGACATGCTGGTCGCTCTGGCACGAGTGAGTGAGGATGAGGTCCTCGCGGAACGCCTGACCGAGGAGACCTCGCTCGCGCGCATCCACACCGTCACCCACCTTGCCGGCGGTCAGCCCCGGTTGTGGGCCCTGCTGGGCAGCGCACTGACCATCGACCAGCTTCACGAGCTCGTCGATCTGCTCCTGAGCCGCTTCGACGACCTCACCCCGTACTACCAGGAACAGCTCGCACGGTTGTCTCCCCAGCAGCGTCTCATCGTGGCCGAGCTGGCCGCGGCGGACCGTCCGCTGCCGGTCAAGGACGTTGCCGAGCGGATCCAGGGGGATCAGCGCAGCGTCGCCAAGGCCGTCAACGACCTCACCGACCGGGGATGGCTCGCTCCGACCTCGACGATCTTCGCAGATCTGCTCGACCGTCGTCGGACCTACTACGAGCTCGCCGAGCCCTTGGCCCGCTTGGCCTTCCAGATCAAGGAGTCCAGGGGGGAGCCGCTGCGCCTCGTCGTGGAGTTCCTCAAGAGCTGGTTCGAGCCCGACGAGCTTCTCAAGAGTCAAGGTGATCAGTACTGCCAAGCGGCACTCATCGCCCTCGAGCACGACGATGTCGCAGGGCTCACCCGTCGTCTCACGAGCCTGGGGGACTGGCGCGTGCCCTCGCTCAGGCTCCTGGGCCAGGTCGAGGACGCCGTGGCCGCGGTCTCGACCGGAGACGTTGACCCGGTCATGGCTCTGCCCAGCGCTCTGCGTCAGGCCATTGAGCACCGCGCCGGCCCAGCGCGCGATCTCGTGCCGATCCGTCTCACCCTCCTGGACTGTGCGCTGAAGGAGGTGGGTGAGGTTCCCCGCGACACGATCTCCCGGGAATGGCTGGCGCGCGCCGAACGCCTCGACGAGGAGGCGGGCACTCCTGCCAGCCGTCTCATGCTCGTCCGCTGGCTCGCCGCCTCCTGGTGCCTTGACGACGCGCAGGCCGCCCTGACGACGATCTCCTCACCAGAGGATCGGAGCAGTGCCATGAACGTGATTGCTCGGGCCATGTTGGCTGCTGGACGCCTCAATGAGGCCATCGACCTGTACGAGCAGACCCTCACCGACACCCAGCGCATCCTCGGCCCCAACCACCCCGACACCCTGACCACCCGCAGCAACCTCGCCTACGCCTACCAGGACGTCGGGCGCCTCGACGAAGCCACCGACCTGCTCGAGCAGAACCTCACAGACCACCAGCGCATCCTGGGACCCAGCCACCCCGACACCCTGGTAGCCCGCAGCAACCTCGCCTACGCCTACCACGATATCGGGCGCCTCGACGAAGCCACCGACCTGTACGAGCAGAACCTCACAGACCACCAGCGCATCCTGGGACCCAGCCACCCCGACACCCTGACCACCCGCAACAACCTCGCCACCGCCTACCGCAGCACAGGGCGCCTCAATGAGGCCATCGACCTGTACGAGCAGAACCTCACAGACCACCAGCGCATCCTCGGCGCTGACCACCCCAACACCCTGACCACCCGCAACAACCTCGCCACCGCCTACCAGGATGTCGGACGCTTCCAGGAGGCCATCGACCTGTACGAGCAGACCCTCACCGACCGCGAGCGCATCCTCGGCCCCAACCACCCCGACACACTGACCACCCGCGCCAACCTCGCCTATACCTACCGGACCGCCGGGCGCCTCGACGAGGCCATCGACCTGTACGAGCAGACCCTCACCGACACCCAGCACCTCCTGGGACCCAACCACCCCCGCACACTGGCCACCCGGCACAACCTCGCCACCGCCTACCAGGATGTCGGACGCTTCCAGGAGGCCGCTCGCCTTGAGGAGGGTGATCTGGACCAGGCAGGGTAG
- a CDS encoding thiamine-binding protein — translation MLVAFSVSPTTSDDPEGSVSRAVARAVRVCRESGLPCETTSMFTTLEGEWDECMEVVKRACQAVAEVSPRVALVLKADIRPGWTGQMSAKVERVEEHLREA, via the coding sequence ATGCTCGTCGCCTTCTCCGTGTCCCCGACCACCTCAGACGACCCGGAGGGCTCGGTCTCCCGCGCCGTGGCCCGCGCGGTGCGCGTGTGCCGGGAGTCAGGGCTGCCCTGCGAGACGACCTCGATGTTCACCACCCTCGAGGGCGAGTGGGACGAGTGCATGGAGGTCGTCAAGCGCGCCTGCCAGGCGGTGGCCGAGGTCAGCCCGCGCGTGGCCCTCGTCCTCAAGGCCGACATCCGTCCGGGCTGGACCGGGCAGATGAGCGCCAAGGTCGAGCGCGTCGAGGAGCACCTGCGCGAGGCCTGA
- a CDS encoding MFS transporter, whose amino-acid sequence MARAPHTGSDVTMTDEQKHILALLLIPAFASLLAASSVNVILPSLREDMSASTTAIQWVVSGYALVFGVLLVAAGRAGDLVGRGCLFVSGLALFGLGSLGSGLAPTMTWVNLARLLTGIGSGLLSPQVSGMIQQYFSGNTRGRAFGVFGGVIGVSVAVGPVLAGALVSLLGTSWGWRASFLVNVPIALVAIWVARRVLPASAWRGAAGSPQPGSPQTRSPQTGTPQAGSPQAGSSAAPEASARRRVDLDVVGTVLLTVSTLLVMTPFLATSTTSLRWLALPAAGLTLTAWTLWEAAYTRRGRAPMVDLTLFTQRSFANGCLISALVFLGGTSVWLVIAQYLQAGLGVSAMVSGSIGIPAALASAVVAPLVGRHVLRLGRVLVLIGLLVAIAGLAATMLAVHLTATTGLSHWWMLGTLCLVGLGQGLVTSPNQTLTLVEVPLRYAGTAGGVLQTGQRIGAAIGVTAISSIAFTVSQASGWDRALRLSFLAVIISFAAAAAVAVLDMVAARRG is encoded by the coding sequence ATGGCACGAGCGCCCCACACCGGCTCCGACGTGACGATGACCGACGAGCAGAAGCACATCCTCGCCCTCCTGCTCATCCCCGCCTTCGCCTCCCTGCTCGCCGCGTCCTCGGTCAACGTCATCCTGCCCTCGCTGCGCGAGGACATGTCGGCCTCGACCACCGCGATCCAGTGGGTCGTCTCCGGCTACGCCCTCGTCTTCGGTGTCCTGCTCGTGGCCGCCGGTCGCGCGGGGGACCTCGTCGGGCGCGGGTGCCTGTTTGTGTCGGGCCTGGCCCTGTTCGGCCTGGGGTCCCTGGGGTCGGGCCTCGCCCCGACGATGACCTGGGTCAACCTGGCGCGCCTGCTCACGGGCATCGGCTCGGGACTGCTCAGCCCCCAGGTCTCGGGGATGATCCAGCAGTACTTCTCGGGCAACACCCGTGGCCGCGCCTTCGGCGTCTTCGGCGGCGTCATCGGGGTGTCCGTGGCGGTCGGGCCGGTCCTGGCCGGCGCCCTCGTCTCCCTCCTGGGGACCTCGTGGGGGTGGAGGGCCTCCTTCCTCGTCAACGTCCCGATCGCCCTGGTCGCGATCTGGGTCGCGCGTCGGGTCCTGCCCGCCTCGGCCTGGCGGGGCGCGGCTGGCTCCCCCCAGCCCGGCTCCCCGCAGACCCGCTCCCCGCAGACCGGCACCCCTCAGGCCGGCTCCCCTCAGGCCGGCTCCTCCGCCGCCCCGGAGGCGAGCGCCCGGCGTCGGGTCGACCTCGACGTCGTCGGCACGGTCCTCCTGACCGTCTCGACCCTGCTCGTCATGACGCCCTTCCTCGCCACGAGCACGACGAGCCTGCGTTGGCTCGCACTGCCCGCCGCGGGCCTGACCCTGACCGCCTGGACCCTGTGGGAGGCCGCCTACACGCGGCGCGGACGGGCGCCGATGGTCGACCTGACCCTGTTCACCCAGCGCTCCTTCGCCAACGGCTGCCTCATCTCCGCCCTCGTCTTCCTGGGAGGGACCTCGGTGTGGCTCGTCATCGCCCAGTACCTCCAGGCCGGTCTGGGCGTGTCAGCCATGGTCAGCGGCTCGATCGGGATCCCCGCGGCCCTGGCCAGCGCCGTCGTCGCCCCGCTCGTCGGTCGGCACGTCCTGCGCCTGGGACGGGTGCTCGTCCTCATCGGCCTCCTCGTGGCGATAGCGGGCCTGGCCGCCACGATGCTCGCCGTCCACCTCACCGCCACGACCGGGCTGAGCCACTGGTGGATGCTGGGCACGCTGTGCCTCGTGGGCCTCGGGCAGGGCCTTGTCACCTCCCCCAACCAGACGCTCACCCTCGTCGAGGTGCCCCTGCGCTACGCCGGCACCGCAGGAGGCGTCCTCCAGACCGGACAGCGCATCGGCGCCGCCATCGGGGTCACCGCGATCAGCTCGATCGCCTTCACCGTCTCGCAGGCCTCGGGCTGGGACCGGGCCCTGCGGCTCAGCTTCCTGGCCGTCATCATCAGCTTCGCCGCGGCCGCCGCCGTCGCGGTCCTCGACATGGTCGCGGCGCGGCGCGGCTGA
- a CDS encoding phosphoribosyltransferase has translation MTDAQRTTTAPFDDGATSTAAPDREILTWELFGTAERELAAQIVASGWFPDLIIAIARGGLIPAGAIGYAIGVKAMGAMNVEFYTDIGKTLEEPVILPPLMDASGLPGKKVLVVDDVADSGRTLKMVMELLGRQGLELGGRTVRVDARSAVIYRKPRSIVEPDYFWRTTDKWINFPWSVLPVITPGLLASADQSDETASA, from the coding sequence GTGACTGACGCGCAGCGCACGACCACCGCCCCCTTCGACGACGGCGCCACGTCCACCGCCGCCCCCGACCGCGAGATCCTCACCTGGGAGCTGTTCGGCACCGCCGAGCGCGAGCTGGCGGCGCAGATCGTCGCCTCGGGCTGGTTCCCCGACCTCATCATCGCCATCGCCCGCGGCGGTCTCATCCCCGCCGGCGCGATCGGCTACGCGATCGGCGTCAAGGCGATGGGGGCGATGAACGTCGAGTTCTACACCGACATCGGCAAGACCCTCGAGGAGCCGGTCATCCTGCCCCCGCTCATGGACGCCTCCGGGCTGCCGGGCAAGAAGGTCCTCGTCGTCGACGACGTCGCCGACTCGGGCAGGACGCTCAAGATGGTCATGGAGCTGCTCGGCCGCCAGGGCCTCGAGCTCGGCGGGCGCACGGTACGGGTCGACGCCCGCTCGGCGGTCATCTACCGCAAGCCGCGCTCGATCGTCGAGCCCGACTACTTCTGGCGCACGACCGACAAGTGGATCAACTTCCCCTGGTCGGTCCTGCCGGTCATCACCCCCGGGCTCCTGGCGTCGGCGGACCAGTCCGACGAGACCGCCTCGGCATGA